A single region of the Lepeophtheirus salmonis chromosome 12, UVic_Lsal_1.4, whole genome shotgun sequence genome encodes:
- the LOC121126926 gene encoding uncharacterized protein isoform X2, with amino-acid sequence MEMYDLIVNIDLNDWQLTSEQVNEFKEVFKLFDKDEDGVLTFSELNIVMKSLGQRPKEEELLKMVRDVSEDPIYDTIEFNEFLQMMSKQQKYGLDEESIKEAFKIFDKDNDGYISVDELRNIMQSLGEKMAQPELDEMVQVADLDDDGLINYEDFVHVLCSEGKSNSGKKRMKMKKTF; translated from the exons AATGACTGGCAATTAACAAGTGAACAAGTTAATGAGTTTAAAGAAGTATTTAAGCTATTCGACAAAGATGAAGATGGtgttttaactttttctgaattaaatattgtcatGAAAAGCTTGGGGCAAAGACCAAAGG aagAGGAACTGCTAAAAATGGTACGAGATGTATCCGAAGATCCTATATATGACACAATAGAATTCAatgaatttttacaaatgatgTCAAAGCAACAAAAATATGGACTAGATGAAGAATCAATAAAAGAAGCGTTCAA GATCTTTGACAAAGACAATGATGGTTATATTTCGGTTGATGAACTCAGAAATATAATGCAGAGTCTTGGTGAAAAAATGGCTCAACCTGAACTAGATGAAATGGTTCAAGTAGCGGATTTAGACGATGATGGATTAATAAATTACGAAG ATTTTGTCCATGTTCTTTGTAGTGAAGGAAAATCTAATAGCgggaaaaaaagaatgaaaatgaagaaaacttTCTAA